Proteins found in one Zea mays cultivar B73 chromosome 1, Zm-B73-REFERENCE-NAM-5.0, whole genome shotgun sequence genomic segment:
- the LOC100216675 gene encoding uncharacterized protein isoform X1 — MESPTSTASRPDFYDFLDRMRRPAAADLFRSIKSFLVSFSFHAPNAEEDGSKVQAFLAEMESAIRDHPLWANATDQEIDHALEGLEKYVITKLFDRTFGTSTEDAVTDMDISEKIGLLQQFVKPHHLDIPKVLHNEASWLLAVKELQKINSFKAPREKLLCIMNCCQVINNLLLNISMSNDRTLSGADEFLPILIYVTIKANPPQLHSNLKFIQLFRRETKLISEVEYYLTNLISAKMFIIDVSAHSLSMEESEFQKHMESARLATQVSVASPSSSQGLPTSARANQEETDMAGTDEGYPWSSLMLQVEVKFRYLATQYAHLTV; from the exons ATGGAGAGCCCCACGTCGACGGCGTCGCGCCCCGACTTCTACGACTTCCTCGACCGCATGCGccgccccgccgccgccgacctATTCCGCTCCATCAAGAG CTTCCTTGTCTCCTTCTCCTTCCACGCGCCCAACGCCGAGGAGGACGGCAGCAAGGTCCAGGCCTTCCTCGCGGAGATGGAGAGCGCCATCAGGGACCACCCGCTCTGGGCCAACGCCACCGATCAGGAGATCGACCACGCGCTCGAG GGCCTGGAGAAGTATGTCATCACCAAATTGTTCGACCGCACGTTTGGGACTTCCACTGAGGATGCCGTTACCGACATGGACATCTCGGAGAAGATTGGTCTCTTGCAGCAGTTTGTTAAGCCTCATCACTTGGATATACCCAAGGTCCTGCATAACGAGGCATCGTGGCTG CTTGCAGTGAAAGAGCTGCAGAAGATTAATTCCTTTAAAGCACCACGTGAGAAGCTTCTGTGCATCATGAACTGCTGTCAAGTCATCAATAACTTGCTTCTGAACATATCAATGTCAAATGATCGAACATTATCTGGGGCTGATGAGTTCCTTCCTATTCTTATCTATGTTACTATCAAG GCCAATCCTCCTCAGCTGCACTCAAATCTGAAGTTCATTCAGCTCTTTAGAAGAGAAACAAAGCTAATTTCAGAAGTCGAATATTACCTGACTAACCTCATTTCAGCAAAGATGTTTATAATAGATGTCAGTGCTCACTCGCTCTCAATGGAGGAAAGCGAGTTTCAGAAACATATGGAATCGGCAAGACTAGCTACTCAAGTATCTGTTGCAAGCCCAAGTAGCTCACAGGGGCTTCCCACATCTGCAAGGGCAAATCAGGAGGAAACTGATATGGCAGG
- the LOC100216675 gene encoding uncharacterized protein LOC100216675 translates to MESPTSTASRPDFYDFLDRMRRPAAADLFRSIKSFLVSFSFHAPNAEEDGSKVQAFLAEMESAIRDHPLWANATDQEIDHALEGLEKYVITKLFDRTFGTSTEDAVTDMDISEKIGLLQQFVKPHHLDIPKVLHNEASWLLAVKELQKINSFKAPREKLLCIMNCCQVINNLLLNISMSNDRTLSGADEFLPILIYVTIKANPPQLHSNLKFIQLFRRETKLISEVEYYLTNLISAKMFIIDVSAHSLSMEESEFQKHMESARLATQVSVASPSSSQGLPTSARANQEETDMAGSRFPFMDSETESLTPGEVKQLHDLYKRVVTRYTLLSEALRKSSIDEDQLLNSVHDP, encoded by the exons ATGGAGAGCCCCACGTCGACGGCGTCGCGCCCCGACTTCTACGACTTCCTCGACCGCATGCGccgccccgccgccgccgacctATTCCGCTCCATCAAGAG CTTCCTTGTCTCCTTCTCCTTCCACGCGCCCAACGCCGAGGAGGACGGCAGCAAGGTCCAGGCCTTCCTCGCGGAGATGGAGAGCGCCATCAGGGACCACCCGCTCTGGGCCAACGCCACCGATCAGGAGATCGACCACGCGCTCGAG GGCCTGGAGAAGTATGTCATCACCAAATTGTTCGACCGCACGTTTGGGACTTCCACTGAGGATGCCGTTACCGACATGGACATCTCGGAGAAGATTGGTCTCTTGCAGCAGTTTGTTAAGCCTCATCACTTGGATATACCCAAGGTCCTGCATAACGAGGCATCGTGGCTG CTTGCAGTGAAAGAGCTGCAGAAGATTAATTCCTTTAAAGCACCACGTGAGAAGCTTCTGTGCATCATGAACTGCTGTCAAGTCATCAATAACTTGCTTCTGAACATATCAATGTCAAATGATCGAACATTATCTGGGGCTGATGAGTTCCTTCCTATTCTTATCTATGTTACTATCAAG GCCAATCCTCCTCAGCTGCACTCAAATCTGAAGTTCATTCAGCTCTTTAGAAGAGAAACAAAGCTAATTTCAGAAGTCGAATATTACCTGACTAACCTCATTTCAGCAAAGATGTTTATAATAGATGTCAGTGCTCACTCGCTCTCAATGGAGGAAAGCGAGTTTCAGAAACATATGGAATCGGCAAGACTAGCTACTCAAGTATCTGTTGCAAGCCCAAGTAGCTCACAGGGGCTTCCCACATCTGCAAGGGCAAATCAGGAGGAAACTGATATGGCAG GTTCCAGATTCCCTTTCATGGACTCAGAAACTGAAAGCTTGACTCCAGGGGAAGTCAAGCAGCTGCATGATCTGTATAAGCGAGTTGTCACAAGATACACGCTGTTGTCTGAAGCCTTAAGAAAGTCA
- the LOC541818 gene encoding prohibitin 4, which yields MDSLRGVKLPGVPKGGSALVKVALLGGAGLYAVLNSFYNVEGGHRAIVFNRLEGIKDKVYPEGTHLMIPWIERPIIYDVRARPNLVESTSGSRDLQMVRIGLRVLTRPMPDQLPKIYRNLGENFNERVLPSIIHETLKAVVAQYNASQLITQREAVSREIRKILTERANNFNIALDDVSITSLSFGKEFTHAIEAKQVAAQEAERAKFIVEKAEQDKRSAVIRAQGEAKSAELIGQAIANNPAFLALRQIEAAREISHTMAASSNKVFLDSRDLLLGLQQLNVGGKQKK from the exons ATGGACAGCCTCAGGGGAGTCAAGTTGCCGGGCGTGCCGAAGGGCGGGAGTGCGCTCGTGAAGGTGGCGCTGCTCGGCGGCGCGGGGCTCTACGCCGTCCTCAACAGCTTCTACAACGTCGAGGGCGGACACCGCGCCATCGTCTTCAACCGCCTCGAGGGGATCAAGGACAAG GTGTACCCCGAAGGAACTCACCTGATGATCCCGTGGATCGAAAGGCCGATCATCTACGACGTCCGCGCCCGACCCAACCTCGTCGAGAGCACGTCCGGAAGCCGCGACCTCCAGATG GTGAGAATTGGTCTTCGTGTCCTTACTCGACCCATGCCAGACCAGCTACCTAAAATCTACAGGAACCTGGGGGAGAACTTCAATGAGAGAGTTCTGCCTTCAATCATTCATGAAACACTCAAAGCTGTGGTTGCTCAATACAATGCCAGCCAGCTGATCACCCAGAGAGAG GCTGTGAGCAGGGAGATTAGGAAGATTCTGACTGAGAGGGCCAACAACTTCAATATTGCTCTGGATGATGTGTCCATCACAAGCCTCAGCTTTGGAAAAGAGTTTACTCATGCCATTGAAGCCAAGCAGGTTGCTGCACAAGAAGCTGAGCGTGCCAAGTTCATTGTTGAGAAGGCTGAGCAGGACAAGCGCAGTGCAGTTATCAGGGCACAG GGTGAGGCTAAGAGCGCTGAGTTGATTGGCCAAGCCATTGCCAACAACCCCGCCTTCCTGGCTCTGAGACAGATTGAAGCTGCCAGGGAGATCTCCCACACCATGGCGGCCTCCAGCAACAAGGTGTTCCTTGATTCCAGGGACCTTTTGCTTGGTCTTCAGCAGCTGAACGTGGGGGGCAAGCAAAAGAAGTGA
- the LOC100280986 gene encoding uncharacterized protein LOC100280986: MLTAQPPPEVAGEDDSSFHHVFVEFMTKAAQFEELAESGERLLGRFREELEYFRRPQIPKESDVMNQILKSNCTVRMRSYVEAGCRLHYQNISNINQLSSSEAGLKDHIKKAKTLLEELECLVENVYGITLTSSLSALEVSDSHCLDNMPSTDCYAMEEDKRADHLDMDVSLVTVMAMVRNMLKLDYTMQEKIVTALSLKTPASELEGYCLMWDLRPYIDDDVMRLAWNMCP, translated from the exons ATGCTCACCGCGCAGCCGCCACCTGAGGTAGCGGGTGAGGATGACAGCAGTTTCCACCATGTCTTCGTGGAGTTTATGACCAA AGCCGCTCAGTTCGAGGAGCTCGCTGAATCTGGGGAGCGATTGCTTGGGAGATTCCGTGAGGAGCTTG AGTATTTTCGTAGGCCCCAGATTCCTAAGGAATCAGATGTCATGAATCAGATACTTAAATCCAACTGCACTGTCAGAATGAGGTCCTATGTTGAAGCTGGCTGCAGGCTTCACTACCAAAACATCTCAAACATAAATCAGT TAAGCTCATCCGAAGCTGGACTTAAAGATCATATAAAGAAAG CTAAGACTTTGCTCGAAGAACTTGAATGTCTAGTCGAGAATGTCTATGGCATCACATTAACATCCAGTTTAAGTGCTCTGGAAGTTTCAGACAGTCATTGCCTCGACAACATGCCAAGCACCGATTGCTATGCCATGGAG GAGGATAAACGAGCAGATCATTTGGACATGGACGTATCGCTCGTTACGGTGATGGCCATGGTTCGCAACATGCTGAAGCTTGACTACACGATGCAGGAGAAGATTGTCACTGCATTGTCCTTGAAAACACCAGCATCGGAGCTCGAGGGATACTGCCTCATGTGGGATCTACGCCCGTACATCGATGACGACGTGATGCGTCTTGCGTGGAACATGTGTCCTTGA